Proteins encoded together in one Kitasatospora albolonga window:
- a CDS encoding ABC transporter — MTTTADDATRAAPGGGEGPEPGRASQVPAPAEAPDPFDQDDLPAPPGATRALLFSLLRPMRGRVAAVALLLVLQQAAVQAGPLLVAYAIDSGVPAFRDHDYGPLIAVAVGYLLCSAGAGVFQYAFIRGSARINQNALLDLRGRIFRHAQALSVDFHERYTSGRLISRSTTDVESLQELLSEGLQELITVVLSFVSIGLVLLWLDLAIGGIAVLSFVPLYLLVRLYRRRAAVVYGARSTAIASVIVKFAETMNGIRPVRAFRRERANDAAFAALNGVHERRNGDALLEMARYVVGSRLVANTAVAGMVLWGAYRVADGTLALGVLAAAVLYMRRLYDPIDRLAMFLNSYQSAAASLEKIAGLLAQTPTVPDAAEPKELPARTGDHPGREVVFDGVRFAYRTGGEVLPTFGLRIPAGTTVAVVGSTGAGKSTLAKLLARFYDPTEGRVLLDGVDLRELSTAELRRGVVMVTQEAFLFSGTVAENIAIGRPDATRDEIERAAKAIGAHDFIASLPEGYDTDVRKRGGRISAGQRQLVAFARALLADPAVLILDEATSSLDIPGERAVQRAMDTVLHGRTAVVIAHRLSTVEIADRVLVMEGGRIVEDGAPAELIGGTGRFAGLHRTWKDSLV; from the coding sequence ATGACCACGACCGCCGACGACGCCACGCGTGCCGCCCCAGGTGGCGGCGAGGGACCGGAGCCCGGCCGGGCTTCCCAGGTCCCTGCCCCGGCGGAGGCCCCCGACCCCTTCGACCAGGACGATCTGCCCGCCCCGCCCGGCGCGACCCGGGCGCTCCTGTTCTCGCTGCTCCGCCCGATGCGGGGCAGGGTCGCCGCCGTCGCCCTGCTGCTGGTGCTCCAGCAGGCGGCCGTCCAGGCGGGCCCGCTGCTGGTGGCGTACGCGATCGACAGCGGCGTCCCGGCGTTCCGGGACCACGACTACGGGCCGCTGATCGCGGTGGCGGTCGGCTATCTGCTCTGCTCGGCGGGGGCCGGGGTGTTCCAGTACGCCTTCATCAGGGGCTCGGCCCGGATCAACCAGAACGCGCTGCTGGACCTGCGCGGCCGGATCTTCCGGCACGCCCAGGCGCTGAGCGTGGACTTCCACGAGCGCTACACCTCGGGGCGGCTGATCTCCCGCTCCACCACGGACGTCGAGTCGCTCCAGGAGCTGCTGAGCGAGGGGCTCCAGGAGCTGATCACGGTCGTCCTCTCCTTCGTGTCGATCGGGCTGGTCCTGCTCTGGCTGGACCTGGCCATCGGCGGAATCGCCGTGCTCTCCTTCGTACCGCTGTATCTGCTGGTACGGCTCTACCGGCGGCGCGCGGCCGTGGTGTACGGGGCGAGGTCGACGGCCATCGCGTCGGTGATCGTGAAGTTCGCGGAGACCATGAACGGCATCCGCCCGGTGCGGGCGTTCCGCCGGGAGCGGGCCAACGACGCCGCGTTCGCCGCGCTCAACGGGGTGCACGAGCGGCGCAACGGGGACGCGCTGCTGGAGATGGCGCGCTATGTGGTCGGCTCCCGGCTGGTGGCGAACACGGCGGTGGCCGGGATGGTGCTGTGGGGCGCCTACCGGGTGGCCGACGGGACGCTGGCGCTCGGGGTGCTGGCGGCGGCGGTGCTGTACATGCGCCGCCTCTACGACCCGATCGACCGGCTGGCGATGTTCCTCAACTCCTACCAGTCGGCGGCGGCCTCGCTGGAGAAGATCGCGGGCCTGCTGGCCCAGACCCCGACGGTCCCGGACGCGGCGGAGCCGAAGGAGCTGCCCGCCCGGACCGGCGACCACCCGGGCCGGGAGGTCGTCTTCGACGGGGTGCGGTTCGCCTACCGTACGGGCGGTGAGGTGCTGCCCACGTTCGGCCTGCGCATCCCTGCGGGCACCACGGTGGCGGTCGTCGGCTCCACGGGCGCGGGCAAGTCGACGCTGGCCAAGCTGCTGGCCCGGTTCTACGACCCGACCGAGGGCCGGGTGCTGCTGGACGGGGTGGACCTGCGGGAGCTGTCCACGGCCGAGCTGCGCAGGGGCGTGGTGATGGTGACGCAGGAGGCGTTCCTGTTCTCGGGGACGGTGGCGGAGAACATCGCGATCGGCCGCCCGGACGCCACCCGCGACGAGATCGAGCGGGCGGCGAAGGCGATCGGCGCGCACGACTTCATCGCCTCGCTGCCCGAGGGCTACGACACGGACGTACGGAAGCGGGGCGGCCGGATCTCGGCGGGCCAGCGCCAGTTGGTGGCCTTCGCCCGCGCGCTGCTGGCGGACCCGGCGGTGCTGATCCTGGACGAGGCGACCAGCTCCCTGGACATCCCCGGCGAGCGGGCGGTGCAGCGCGCCATGGACACGGTGCTGCACGGCCGCACGGCGGTGGTGATCGCCCACCGGCTGTCCACCGTGGAGATCGCGGACCGGGTGCTGGTGATGGAGGGCGGCCGGATCGTGGAGGACGGGGCACCGGCCGAACTCATCGGCGGTACGGGGCGGTTCGCGGGGCTGCACCGGACGTGGAAGGACAGCCTGGTCTGA
- a CDS encoding ABC transporter, protein MPKKPAERTDRSAVRSLLRLWPYVRPVRVRLFTAAFVAVLASCLSLVIPLILKWMVDGPVADRDPGGVWLGALYLLLLGIAEAVLFGFRRWLVARPLAGVEASMRADLYRHLQRLPVAFHDRWPSGQLLSRGTSDLMLLRMFLAFPLTFLVVNSATILVGFVILFAQDWSLGLVLLVPVVPLVILCSVFETKYSLVARKAQDQTGDLTTVVEESVLGIRIVKGFGRHRSQALAFKALSQRLRSTELGKARLLAGIWALITTIPELAIGAALVLGTIQVADGSLSAGTLVAFLSTALALRWPVESIGFLLAMSQEAATATDRYFEVMDAAEEQETAGARADAPKPPAGLVFEGVEFRYPDAEPGSPPVLARIDLEVRPGETMALVGGTGSGKTTLTALVPRLHEVTGGRITLDGEDIATMERARLRELVSVAFEEPTLFSATVGENVLMGAEGADEEQVRRALAVAQADFVHRLPKGLDTEVGEQGLSLSGGQRQRLALARAVVGEPRFLVLDDPLSALDVHTETLVEAALRRVLEETTAVVVAHRPSTVMLADRVALLSGGRITAVGTHQELLRSNAEYAWLMSGAEPGGGGLGAGPGDGSLAPGAGAGDGSAPGAGAGDGSLPDGARADAGPGGGPVPADEDPGAPAPGPVAPGPPAQQNPDVTAPGPVTTTKVPAEEGTR, encoded by the coding sequence ATGCCCAAAAAGCCTGCAGAGCGCACGGACCGGTCCGCCGTACGCTCCCTCCTGCGCCTGTGGCCCTATGTCCGCCCGGTACGGGTCCGCCTGTTCACCGCCGCCTTCGTGGCGGTCCTGGCGTCCTGTCTGTCGCTGGTGATCCCGCTGATCCTGAAGTGGATGGTGGACGGGCCGGTGGCCGACCGGGACCCGGGCGGGGTCTGGCTGGGGGCGCTGTATCTGCTGCTGCTCGGCATCGCGGAGGCCGTGCTGTTCGGGTTCCGGCGGTGGCTGGTGGCGCGTCCGCTGGCCGGGGTCGAGGCGTCGATGCGGGCCGATCTCTACCGTCATCTGCAACGGCTGCCGGTGGCCTTCCACGACCGCTGGCCCTCGGGCCAGCTGCTGTCGCGCGGGACGTCCGACCTGATGCTGCTGCGGATGTTCCTGGCGTTCCCGCTGACGTTCCTGGTCGTCAACTCCGCGACGATCCTCGTCGGTTTCGTGATCCTGTTCGCCCAGGACTGGTCGCTCGGCCTGGTGCTGCTGGTGCCCGTGGTGCCGCTGGTGATCCTGTGCTCGGTGTTCGAGACGAAGTACTCGCTGGTGGCGCGGAAGGCCCAGGACCAGACGGGTGATCTGACCACGGTCGTCGAGGAGAGCGTGCTCGGCATCCGGATCGTCAAGGGCTTCGGCCGCCACCGCAGCCAGGCCCTGGCGTTCAAGGCCCTGTCGCAGCGGCTGCGCTCCACGGAGCTGGGCAAGGCACGGCTGCTGGCCGGGATCTGGGCGCTCATCACCACGATCCCGGAGCTGGCGATCGGGGCGGCGCTGGTGCTCGGCACGATCCAGGTGGCGGACGGTTCGCTGTCGGCGGGCACCCTGGTCGCCTTCCTCTCGACGGCGCTCGCGCTGCGGTGGCCGGTGGAGTCGATCGGCTTCCTGCTGGCGATGAGCCAGGAGGCGGCGACCGCGACCGACCGGTACTTCGAGGTGATGGACGCGGCGGAGGAGCAGGAAACGGCCGGTGCCCGCGCGGACGCCCCGAAGCCCCCCGCCGGGCTGGTGTTCGAGGGCGTGGAGTTCCGCTACCCGGACGCGGAGCCCGGTTCCCCGCCCGTCCTGGCCCGGATCGACCTGGAGGTGCGGCCCGGCGAGACGATGGCCCTGGTGGGCGGTACGGGCTCCGGGAAGACGACGCTCACCGCCCTGGTGCCCCGGCTGCACGAGGTGACCGGCGGGCGGATCACGCTGGACGGCGAGGACATCGCCACGATGGAGCGGGCGCGGCTGCGGGAGCTGGTGTCGGTGGCGTTCGAGGAGCCGACGCTGTTCTCCGCGACGGTCGGCGAGAACGTGCTGATGGGCGCGGAGGGCGCGGACGAGGAGCAGGTACGGCGGGCGCTCGCGGTGGCCCAGGCCGACTTCGTGCACCGACTGCCCAAGGGGCTGGACACGGAGGTCGGCGAGCAGGGTCTGAGCCTCTCCGGCGGCCAGCGCCAGCGCCTGGCCCTGGCCCGTGCGGTGGTGGGCGAGCCGCGCTTCCTGGTGCTGGACGACCCGCTCTCGGCGCTGGACGTGCACACGGAGACGCTGGTGGAGGCGGCGCTGCGCCGGGTGCTGGAGGAGACCACGGCGGTGGTGGTGGCGCACCGCCCCTCGACGGTGATGCTGGCGGACCGGGTGGCACTGCTGTCCGGGGGCCGGATCACGGCGGTGGGCACGCACCAGGAGCTGCTGCGGTCGAACGCGGAGTACGCGTGGCTGATGTCGGGGGCGGAGCCGGGCGGGGGCGGCCTCGGAGCGGGCCCGGGTGACGGGTCCCTGGCGCCCGGGGCCGGGGCGGGTGACGGGAGTGCGCCCGGGGCGGGGGCGGGTGACGGGAGCCTGCCCGATGGCGCCCGCGCCGACGCCGGGCCGGGCGGAGGTCCCGTACCCGCCGACGAGGACCCCGGCGCCCCGGCCCCCGGGCCCGTAGCCCCCGGGCCCCCCGCCCAGCAGAACCCCGACGTCACGGCCCCCGGCCCCGTAACGACCACCAAGGTCCCCGCCGAGGAGGGCACCCGATGA
- a CDS encoding multidrug ABC transporter ATP-binding protein, with translation MAIIEVNGVRKTYAGRHVVDGVSFSVEEGEIFGILGPNGAGKTTTVECVEGLRVPDAGTVKVAGLDPVADHDRVTHLLGAQLQESEIQAKLTVREALELYSAFYPAPADWRPLVERLGLADRLTTRFAKLSGGQKQRLFIALALIGDPKVVVLDELTTGLDPRARRDTWKLIEEIRDSGVTVLLVTHFMEEAQRLCDRIAVIDRGKVVALDTPAGLIRQATGSTVLSFIPSRPPTGPELTRLAALPGVESVTPPDAAGVLVLHATDDTVTPLISLLAELGITANRLRITETSLDEAFLDLTGQDA, from the coding sequence ATGGCAATCATCGAAGTCAACGGGGTGCGCAAGACCTACGCGGGCCGTCATGTGGTCGACGGCGTCTCCTTCTCCGTCGAGGAGGGGGAGATCTTCGGCATCCTCGGCCCCAACGGGGCGGGCAAGACCACCACCGTCGAATGCGTCGAGGGGCTGCGCGTCCCCGACGCGGGCACCGTCAAGGTCGCCGGGCTCGACCCCGTAGCCGACCACGACCGGGTGACGCACCTGCTCGGCGCCCAGCTCCAGGAGAGCGAGATCCAGGCCAAACTGACCGTACGGGAAGCGCTGGAGCTCTACTCCGCCTTCTACCCGGCCCCCGCCGACTGGCGGCCCCTCGTGGAGCGGCTCGGCCTGGCGGACCGGCTCACCACCCGCTTCGCCAAGCTCTCCGGCGGCCAGAAGCAGCGGCTGTTCATCGCGCTCGCCCTGATCGGCGACCCGAAGGTCGTCGTGCTGGACGAGCTGACCACCGGACTGGACCCCCGGGCCCGCCGCGACACCTGGAAGCTCATCGAGGAGATCCGCGACAGCGGGGTCACCGTCCTGCTCGTCACCCACTTCATGGAGGAGGCCCAGCGCCTCTGCGACCGGATCGCCGTCATCGACCGGGGCAAGGTCGTCGCCCTGGACACCCCGGCCGGGCTGATCCGGCAGGCCACCGGCTCCACCGTGCTCTCCTTCATCCCCTCCCGCCCCCCGACCGGGCCCGAGCTGACCCGGCTCGCCGCGCTGCCGGGCGTCGAGTCGGTGACCCCGCCCGACGCCGCCGGTGTCCTCGTCCTGCACGCCACCGACGACACCGTCACCCCGCTCATCTCCCTGCTCGCCGAACTCGGCATCACGGCCAACCGGCTGCGGATCACCGAGACCAGCCTCGACGAAGCCTTCCTCGACCTCACCGGACAGGACGCCTGA
- a CDS encoding sensor histidine kinase: protein MTQPPRTPYPSGATGPRTIEDRWEQFYRYGPYAVLTLSVLVGGVAAGLLMSRTEMYAAGVLTAAAYGLQIWWGRTRPRTAPAAPAGVAYYAVRTVLAFALTWLNPFFAIYAALGYFDVDPLLPKRFIRAGLLTTAVTLAGSQSGGLPPASLMNWVAFGALYLINSALALFFWYVGMREEEKARVQVETIAELERTNLRLEEAMAENAALHAQLLVQAREAGVDDERRRLAAEIHDTLAQGLTGIIAQLQVVTSTRDTDPATARVHLDRAAALARHSLGEARRSVHNLAPVALEHDGLTGALEKTVATWAEQHRVRADFTVTGTAEPVHDEVAATLLRIAGEALANAGRHAGASRVGVTLSFMDDELTLDVRDDGRGFDPDATAPASRTGGFGLGGMRARAERIAGTVEVESEPGGGTAVSARVPLVRQG from the coding sequence ATGACGCAGCCGCCCCGCACCCCGTACCCCTCCGGCGCGACGGGGCCCCGCACGATCGAGGACCGCTGGGAGCAGTTCTACCGGTACGGCCCCTACGCCGTCCTCACCCTCTCCGTCCTGGTCGGGGGCGTCGCCGCCGGCCTGCTCATGAGCCGGACCGAGATGTACGCGGCCGGGGTCCTGACCGCCGCCGCGTACGGGCTCCAGATCTGGTGGGGCCGGACCCGGCCCCGTACCGCTCCCGCCGCCCCCGCCGGGGTGGCCTACTACGCCGTACGGACCGTCCTCGCCTTCGCCCTCACCTGGCTCAACCCGTTCTTCGCGATCTACGCGGCCCTCGGCTACTTCGACGTCGACCCCTTGCTCCCCAAGCGGTTCATCCGGGCCGGGCTGCTCACCACCGCCGTCACGCTGGCCGGTTCGCAGAGCGGCGGACTGCCGCCCGCCTCCCTGATGAACTGGGTCGCCTTCGGCGCGCTGTACCTCATCAACTCCGCCCTCGCGCTCTTCTTCTGGTACGTCGGGATGCGGGAGGAGGAGAAGGCCCGCGTCCAGGTCGAGACCATCGCCGAGCTGGAGCGCACCAACCTCCGGCTGGAGGAGGCGATGGCCGAGAACGCGGCCCTGCACGCCCAGCTCCTCGTCCAGGCGCGGGAGGCCGGGGTCGACGACGAGCGGCGCAGGCTCGCCGCCGAGATCCACGACACCCTCGCCCAGGGGCTGACCGGGATCATCGCCCAGCTCCAGGTCGTCACCTCCACCCGGGACACCGACCCGGCCACCGCCCGCGTCCACCTGGACCGGGCCGCCGCCCTGGCCCGACACAGCCTCGGCGAGGCCCGCCGCTCCGTCCACAACCTGGCCCCTGTCGCCCTGGAGCACGACGGGCTGACCGGCGCGCTGGAGAAGACGGTCGCCACCTGGGCCGAACAGCACCGCGTCCGGGCCGACTTCACCGTCACCGGCACCGCCGAACCGGTCCACGACGAGGTCGCCGCCACCCTCCTGCGCATCGCGGGCGAGGCCCTGGCCAACGCGGGCCGCCACGCCGGGGCCTCACGGGTCGGGGTCACGCTCTCCTTCATGGACGACGAACTGACCCTGGACGTACGGGACGACGGCCGAGGCTTCGACCCGGACGCCACCGCCCCGGCGAGCCGCACCGGCGGCTTCGGCCTCGGCGGCATGCGGGCCCGCGCGGAGCGCATCGCGGGCACGGTGGAGGTGGAGTCGGAACCGGGCGGCGGCACGGCGGTCTCGGCCCGGGTCCCCCTGGTCAGGCAGGGGTGA
- a CDS encoding DNA-binding response regulator gives MIETPSDTPDRAPAITLVLVDDHPVVRDGLRGMFTAAPGFEVLGEASNGVDALDAVERLDPDVVLMDLRMPGGGGVAAITELTRRGSRARVLVLTTYDTDSDTLPAIEAGATGYLLKDAPREELFAAVRAAADGRSVLSPAVASRLMTRVRTPATPADAALSAREREVLVLVARGTTNREIAAELFISEATVKTHLTHIFAKLGTKDRAAAVAVGYDRGILG, from the coding sequence ATGATCGAGACTCCCAGTGACACCCCCGACAGGGCCCCCGCCATCACCCTCGTCCTCGTCGACGACCACCCCGTCGTCCGCGACGGCCTGCGCGGCATGTTCACCGCCGCGCCCGGCTTCGAGGTTCTCGGCGAGGCGTCGAACGGGGTCGACGCCCTCGATGCCGTCGAACGCCTCGATCCCGATGTCGTCCTGATGGACCTGCGGATGCCCGGCGGCGGGGGAGTGGCCGCCATCACCGAGCTGACCCGGCGCGGCTCCCGGGCCCGGGTCCTGGTGCTGACCACGTACGACACCGACTCCGACACGCTCCCCGCGATCGAGGCGGGCGCCACCGGCTATCTGCTCAAGGACGCCCCGCGCGAGGAGCTGTTCGCCGCCGTCCGGGCCGCCGCCGACGGGCGCAGCGTCCTGTCGCCCGCCGTGGCCTCCCGGCTGATGACCCGGGTCCGTACCCCCGCGACCCCCGCCGACGCGGCCCTCTCCGCCCGGGAGCGCGAGGTGCTGGTGCTGGTGGCGCGGGGGACGACGAACCGGGAGATCGCCGCCGAGCTCTTCATCAGCGAGGCGACCGTGAAGACCCACCTCACCCACATCTTCGCCAAGCTCGGCACCAAGGACCGGGCCGCGGCCGTCGCCGTCGGCTACGACCGGGGCATCCTCGGCTGA
- a CDS encoding glycogen debranching enzyme GlgX, whose translation MSSAADQEAVQDPAGTAVEPGRPPGRAAPVTVRTEFTESTEFTTSTGIAAATGAVRAGPRAPVVWPGAPMPLGARFRVGPDGVAGTNFALWAGGAEAVEVCLFEEDGTETRCPLTELTHEIWHGFLPGVRPGQRYGYRVHGRWDPWTGARWNAAKLLLDPYARAVDGTFTLPPEVYGHMRDWPDQHVADTVRDERDSAPYVPKGVVVHDDDDWVEDRRPKTPWADSVIYELHVRGFTKLHPDIPPELRGTYAGLAHPAAIDHLTRLGVTAVELLPVHQFAHEDHLLRRGLHNYWGYNSIGYFAPHADYSASGSAGGQVGEFKRMVHALHSAGIEVILDVVYNHTAEAGELGPMLSLRGIDNRGYYRLQQDPRRYADYTGCGNTLHVVQPQVLRLITDSLRYWVTEMGVDGFRFDLAAALARSMHDVDMLSPFLAVIAQDPVLRRVKLIAEPWDVGSGGYQVGAFPPLWTEWNDRYRDAVRDFWRGALPDVRDLGYRLTGSSDLYAWGGRRPYASVNFVTAHDGFTLRDLVSYEHKHNEANGEGNRDGTSDNRAWNCGAEGESDDPEINALRRRQLRNLLTTLLLSTGVPMLVAGDEMGRTQGGNNNAYCQDNEIGWLDWSLLEQPEWRELTALTARVLKLRQTHPVLRRRAFFSGRAQAPDGLRDLAWFTRDGREMTEGDWYAPAATLGLYLSGRDIPGRDARGEPVTDDSFLAVLHAGADPVAFELPGAPWAERYELVLDTSREDQAEPPGTVLDGGTELTVPARSVLLLRVAA comes from the coding sequence ATGTCGAGCGCAGCCGATCAGGAGGCAGTACAGGACCCGGCCGGGACGGCGGTGGAGCCCGGCCGGCCACCGGGGCGGGCCGCACCCGTCACCGTACGGACGGAGTTCACCGAGAGCACGGAGTTCACGACGAGCACGGGGATCGCCGCGGCCACCGGAGCCGTACGCGCCGGGCCCCGCGCCCCCGTCGTGTGGCCCGGGGCGCCCATGCCGCTGGGGGCCCGCTTCCGGGTCGGCCCCGACGGGGTGGCGGGTACCAATTTCGCGCTCTGGGCGGGCGGGGCCGAGGCGGTCGAGGTGTGCCTCTTCGAGGAGGACGGCACCGAGACCCGCTGCCCGCTCACCGAGCTGACCCACGAGATCTGGCACGGCTTCCTGCCCGGGGTCCGGCCCGGCCAGCGGTACGGCTACCGGGTGCACGGCCGCTGGGACCCCTGGACCGGCGCCCGCTGGAACGCGGCCAAGCTGCTCCTGGACCCGTACGCCCGTGCGGTCGACGGCACCTTCACCCTGCCGCCCGAGGTGTACGGCCATATGAGGGACTGGCCCGACCAGCATGTGGCCGACACCGTGCGCGACGAGCGGGACTCGGCCCCGTACGTCCCCAAGGGCGTCGTCGTCCATGATGACGACGACTGGGTGGAGGACCGCCGCCCGAAGACGCCGTGGGCCGACTCGGTCATCTACGAACTCCACGTACGCGGCTTCACCAAGCTCCACCCGGACATCCCGCCGGAGCTGCGCGGCACCTACGCCGGGCTGGCGCACCCGGCCGCGATCGACCATCTGACCCGGCTCGGGGTGACGGCGGTGGAGCTGCTGCCGGTCCACCAGTTCGCTCACGAGGACCATCTGCTGCGGCGCGGGCTGCACAACTACTGGGGCTACAACTCCATCGGCTACTTCGCCCCGCACGCCGACTACTCCGCATCCGGATCGGCGGGCGGGCAGGTCGGCGAGTTCAAACGGATGGTGCACGCCCTGCACAGCGCCGGGATCGAGGTCATCCTCGACGTCGTCTACAACCACACCGCCGAGGCGGGCGAGCTTGGCCCGATGCTCTCCCTGCGCGGCATCGACAACCGGGGCTACTACCGCCTCCAGCAGGACCCCCGCCGCTACGCCGACTACACCGGCTGCGGCAACACCCTGCACGTCGTCCAGCCCCAGGTGCTGCGGCTCATCACCGACTCGCTGCGCTACTGGGTCACCGAGATGGGCGTCGACGGCTTCCGCTTCGACCTGGCGGCGGCGCTCGCCCGTTCGATGCACGACGTCGACATGCTCTCCCCTTTCCTCGCCGTCATCGCCCAGGACCCGGTGCTGCGCCGGGTCAAGCTGATCGCGGAGCCCTGGGACGTGGGCAGCGGCGGCTACCAGGTCGGCGCGTTCCCGCCGCTCTGGACGGAGTGGAACGACCGCTACCGCGACGCCGTACGGGACTTCTGGCGCGGCGCGCTCCCCGACGTACGGGATCTCGGCTACCGGCTGACCGGCTCCAGCGACCTCTACGCCTGGGGCGGCCGCCGCCCGTACGCCTCGGTCAACTTCGTCACCGCGCACGACGGCTTCACCCTGCGCGACCTGGTCTCCTACGAGCACAAGCACAACGAGGCCAACGGCGAGGGCAACCGGGACGGGACCAGCGACAACCGGGCGTGGAACTGCGGGGCCGAGGGCGAGAGCGACGACCCGGAGATCAACGCGCTGCGCCGCCGCCAGCTCCGCAACCTGCTCACCACGCTGCTGCTCTCCACCGGGGTCCCGATGCTGGTGGCGGGCGACGAGATGGGCCGTACGCAGGGCGGCAACAACAACGCCTACTGCCAGGACAACGAGATCGGCTGGCTGGACTGGTCGCTGCTGGAGCAGCCCGAGTGGCGCGAGCTCACCGCGCTGACGGCCCGGGTGCTGAAGCTGCGCCAGACCCATCCGGTGCTGCGCCGCCGCGCGTTCTTCTCGGGCCGGGCCCAGGCGCCGGACGGGCTGCGGGACCTGGCGTGGTTCACCCGGGACGGCCGGGAGATGACGGAGGGCGACTGGTACGCGCCCGCCGCCACGCTCGGCCTCTACCTCTCGGGCCGGGACATCCCCGGGCGGGACGCGCGCGGCGAGCCGGTCACCGACGACAGCTTCCTGGCGGTCCTGCACGCGGGCGCGGACCCGGTCGCCTTCGAGCTGCCGGGAGCCCCGTGGGCGGAGCGGTACGAACTGGTCCTGGACACCTCCCGGGAGGACCAGGCCGAACCGCCCGGCACGGTCCTGGACGGCGGTACGGAGCTGACCGTCCCGGCCCGCTCGGTGCTGCTGCTGCGGGTGGCCGCGTAG
- a CDS encoding enoyl-CoA hydratase — MTVTLEVRDNVGTILLDRPPMNALDVAVQDRLRELADEATRREDVRAVVLYGGEKVFAAGADIKEMQAMDHTAMVLRSKALQDSFTAVARIPKPVVAAVTGYALGGGCELALCADYRIAAENAKLGQPEILLGLIPGAGGTQRLARLIGPSRAKDLIFTGRMVKAEEALTLGLVDRVVPAAEVYEQAHAWAARLAKGPALALRAAKESIDAGLETDIDTGLTVERNWFAGLFATEDRERGMRSFVEEGPGKAKFL, encoded by the coding sequence ATGACTGTGACCCTCGAAGTACGCGACAACGTCGGCACGATCCTGCTGGACCGGCCGCCGATGAACGCCCTGGACGTGGCGGTCCAGGACCGGCTGCGGGAGCTCGCCGACGAGGCCACCCGGCGCGAGGACGTGCGCGCGGTCGTCCTCTACGGCGGCGAGAAGGTGTTCGCGGCCGGAGCGGACATCAAGGAGATGCAGGCGATGGACCACACGGCGATGGTCCTGCGCTCCAAGGCGCTCCAGGACTCCTTCACCGCCGTCGCCCGCATCCCCAAGCCCGTCGTCGCCGCCGTCACCGGCTACGCGCTCGGCGGCGGCTGCGAACTGGCCCTCTGCGCCGACTACCGCATCGCCGCGGAGAACGCCAAGCTCGGCCAGCCGGAGATCCTGCTCGGGCTGATCCCGGGCGCCGGCGGCACCCAGCGGCTCGCCCGGCTGATCGGCCCCTCCCGGGCCAAGGACCTCATCTTCACCGGCCGTATGGTCAAGGCGGAGGAGGCCCTGACGCTGGGTCTCGTGGACCGTGTGGTGCCCGCCGCCGAGGTCTACGAGCAGGCGCACGCCTGGGCGGCCAGGCTGGCGAAGGGGCCCGCGCTGGCGCTGCGCGCGGCGAAGGAGTCGATCGACGCCGGACTGGAGACGGACATCGACACCGGGCTCACCGTCGAGCGGAACTGGTTCGCCGGGCTGTTCGCCACCGAGGACCGCGAGCGCGGGATGCGCAGCTTCGTGGAGGAGGGCCCGGGCAAGGCGAAGTTCCTCTGA
- a CDS encoding polysaccharide deacetylase has product MDGRRTPMRRRDALGAGAGLLAAVAAAGCARGGDGSGDRNGGGGPGAAGASASSSPTPSPYASDPAPAVPRRFPGQPVQITHGPRDRPRIALTFDGRGDPDLARAALARIERAGARVTVLAVGSWLDAHPGMARRILDGGHELGNHTQHHRDLTALDERTAYEEITACARRLHRLTGSIGTWFRASPGPDASPLVQRLAQRAGYPHVLSYDVESLDHAANGVPAVTRKVAGELRYGSVVGMGFGHPVTVAALPLLLTEIDRRGLRAVTATELLS; this is encoded by the coding sequence ATGGACGGACGCAGGACGCCGATGCGCCGCCGCGATGCGCTGGGCGCCGGGGCCGGGCTGCTCGCTGCCGTCGCCGCGGCGGGCTGTGCGCGAGGCGGCGACGGCAGCGGCGACAGGAACGGGGGCGGCGGGCCCGGAGCCGCCGGGGCGTCCGCGAGCTCCTCCCCGACCCCGTCCCCGTACGCATCCGACCCCGCCCCCGCCGTCCCGCGCCGCTTCCCCGGGCAGCCCGTCCAGATCACCCACGGCCCCCGCGACCGGCCCCGGATCGCCCTCACCTTCGACGGCCGGGGCGATCCGGACCTCGCCCGCGCCGCGCTCGCCCGGATCGAACGGGCCGGGGCCCGGGTCACCGTCCTCGCCGTCGGCAGCTGGCTCGACGCCCACCCCGGTATGGCCCGCCGCATCCTCGACGGCGGCCACGAGCTCGGCAACCACACCCAGCACCACCGCGACCTCACCGCCCTCGACGAGCGCACGGCGTACGAGGAGATCACCGCCTGCGCCCGGCGGCTGCACCGGCTCACCGGCTCCATCGGCACCTGGTTCCGCGCCTCGCCAGGACCGGACGCCAGCCCGCTCGTCCAGCGCCTCGCCCAGCGGGCCGGGTACCCGCACGTCCTCTCGTACGACGTCGAGTCGCTCGACCACGCGGCGAACGGAGTACCGGCCGTCACCCGCAAGGTGGCGGGCGAGCTCCGGTACGGGTCCGTGGTCGGGATGGGCTTCGGCCACCCCGTCACCGTGGCCGCGCTGCCCCTGCTCCTCACCGAGATCGACCGGCGCGGCCTGCGCGCGGTGACGGCCACGGAGCTGCTGAGCTGA